The following are from one region of the Thermodesulfovibrionales bacterium genome:
- a CDS encoding DUF5666 domain-containing protein — translation MKKVLTLCLVLIIVVSFAVVAIATDEMYSLKGPVVSIDAGAKTVTVHSVEGVKAAADNRWKGDVTFTTNDMTKISMDKKAKTFNDLKAGQNVKVKFNEKDGKSTAVEIMIMSEKKAK, via the coding sequence ATGAAAAAAGTTCTCACTTTGTGCTTGGTATTGATAATCGTAGTATCCTTTGCCGTGGTCGCCATTGCCACTGATGAGATGTATTCTCTCAAGGGACCAGTGGTTTCCATCGATGCAGGAGCCAAGACAGTGACTGTGCATTCTGTTGAAGGGGTAAAAGCAGCGGCCGACAACAGGTGGAAGGGTGACGTTACGTTCACAACAAACGACATGACAAAGATAAGCATGGACAAGAAAGCGAAAACCTTCAACGACCTCAAAGCAGGACAAAATGTGAAAGTGAAGTTTAATGAAAAAGACGGAAAATCTACCGCGGTCGAGATTATGATCATGTCGGAGAAGAAAGCCAAATAA
- a CDS encoding helix-turn-helix domain-containing protein codes for MKFLSVKEVSEMLGVKEKTIYQWAELRRMPSIMLNGTLRFNNDHIMEWVDACTREANSGYNPFIKLEARKGGKTK; via the coding sequence ATGAAGTTCTTGAGCGTAAAAGAAGTGTCTGAGATGCTCGGCGTGAAGGAGAAAACTATCTATCAGTGGGCCGAGCTCAGACGGATGCCGAGCATCATGCTCAATGGAACTCTAAGGTTCAATAATGATCACATCATGGAATGGGTTGATGCTTGTACAAGGGAGGCTAATTCGGGGTATAATCCATTTATCAAGCTGGAGGCTCGGAAAGGAGGGAAGACGAAGTGA
- a CDS encoding tyrosine-type recombinase/integrase translates to MSLYKRKDSKIWWLSINVHGRRLRLPTGTQNKKKAEVIHGKALADIQEGKWFEKQKAKTITFSEMVTKYLQKYHRIRDEHTLKRLLPVFGQLTLAEITTEMISDYRDERLKKVKIATIYQELSLMRRMFNVARREWKWTKENPVADLSFAVGNKNARERWLTVEEEKFLLTAATNPFWLKTLLIVALHTGMRRAEILNLTWKDIDFNRRLLTVTRSKNGEKRAIPLSQTLLSSLRGFNRVVDLSGKVFPVSVRCLRQAYDKVLVKAGLKDCHFHDLRHTFATRLVQNGVDLYKVKELLGHKTIQMTMRYAHHYPESLRSSVEVLDSCQDVSRFGHVSERSV, encoded by the coding sequence GTGAGCCTCTATAAGAGAAAGGACAGCAAGATATGGTGGTTGTCCATCAATGTACATGGAAGGCGTCTGAGGCTGCCGACGGGCACGCAGAATAAGAAGAAGGCAGAGGTGATTCACGGTAAGGCGCTTGCTGACATCCAGGAGGGCAAATGGTTTGAAAAGCAGAAGGCAAAAACCATAACCTTCTCTGAGATGGTCACGAAGTATTTACAGAAGTATCATAGAATCAGGGATGAACATACGCTGAAGAGGTTGCTTCCGGTGTTCGGTCAATTGACTCTTGCTGAAATTACGACGGAGATGATCTCGGATTACAGGGATGAAAGGCTGAAGAAGGTGAAAATTGCTACGATTTATCAGGAATTAAGTCTGATGAGGCGTATGTTCAACGTGGCTCGTAGGGAATGGAAATGGACTAAGGAAAACCCTGTAGCTGACTTGTCATTCGCGGTAGGTAACAAGAATGCGAGGGAAAGATGGTTGACCGTTGAAGAGGAGAAGTTTCTTTTGACGGCAGCGACAAATCCATTTTGGTTGAAGACCTTGTTGATCGTTGCCCTTCACACGGGTATGAGAAGAGCAGAGATACTCAATCTGACGTGGAAAGACATTGACTTCAACAGGAGGCTTTTAACGGTCACCAGATCGAAGAATGGAGAGAAAAGGGCGATACCGCTGTCTCAGACACTTTTAAGCTCTCTCAGGGGATTTAACAGGGTTGTAGACCTGTCGGGAAAGGTCTTTCCGGTTTCGGTCAGGTGCCTCAGGCAGGCTTATGACAAGGTGCTGGTGAAAGCTGGGCTTAAGGATTGCCATTTTCATGACCTGAGACATACCTTTGCAACAAGACTCGTTCAGAATGGTGTCGATCTCTACAAGGTCAAAGAATTGCTCGGTCATAAGACTATACAGATGACTATGAGATATGCTCACCATTACCCTGAAAGTCTCAGATCGAGCGTCGAGGTTTTGGATTCATGCCAAGATGTGTCACGTTTTGGTCACGTTTCAGAACGAAGCGTTTGA
- a CDS encoding metal ABC transporter substrate-binding protein, which translates to MKRPAVTTLLFLIFSLGVAVASAEPLRVAASISPIGDMAKQVGGERVEVQVLLPPGASPHVFEPTMKTAKDLSHARLFFEVGAGLDFWAERLVRASKETIRVVVLTEGMKLLREEGDHGHETGNPHVWLDPVLAIEMVRKIEAALEQADAQGADFYRRRSAEYIAKLQALDAEIKKTVSAFRIKSFVSFHPAWDYFALRYGLKSVGVIEESPGKEPSPQRLEAIVKAIRSYHIRAVFAEPQLNPKAAEVIAREAGVRVIMLDPEGGLPGRETYIGLMRYNLERLKDAMQ; encoded by the coding sequence ATGAAAAGGCCGGCGGTGACGACACTCTTGTTTCTCATCTTCTCTCTCGGCGTTGCGGTCGCCTCTGCCGAGCCGCTGAGGGTCGCGGCGAGCATCTCTCCGATCGGTGACATGGCAAAGCAGGTGGGAGGAGAGCGGGTTGAGGTGCAGGTGCTTCTGCCTCCCGGCGCGAGCCCCCACGTCTTCGAGCCTACCATGAAGACGGCGAAGGACCTCTCACATGCGAGGCTTTTTTTCGAGGTCGGCGCCGGTCTCGATTTCTGGGCGGAGAGACTCGTCAGGGCGTCGAAGGAAACTATCAGGGTTGTCGTCCTCACTGAAGGGATGAAGCTCTTGCGGGAAGAGGGAGACCACGGGCATGAAACGGGAAACCCCCATGTCTGGCTCGACCCGGTGCTCGCCATCGAAATGGTCAGGAAGATAGAGGCCGCCCTTGAGCAGGCTGATGCTCAAGGCGCCGATTTCTACCGGAGGAGGAGCGCCGAATATATCGCGAAACTTCAGGCACTCGATGCGGAGATCAAGAAGACCGTTTCGGCCTTCAGGATAAAGAGTTTCGTGAGCTTTCACCCTGCCTGGGATTACTTTGCCCTCCGCTACGGACTGAAGAGCGTGGGCGTGATAGAGGAGTCGCCCGGCAAGGAACCTTCGCCGCAAAGACTTGAGGCGATCGTGAAGGCGATCAGGAGCTACCACATCAGGGCTGTCTTCGCGGAGCCGCAGCTCAATCCAAAAGCTGCGGAAGTGATAGCGCGCGAGGCTGGCGTAAGGGTCATCATGCTCGACCCTGAAGGGGGGCTTCCGGGCCGCGAGACTTACATCGGTCTCATGCGATATAACCTCGAGAGGCTGAAGGACGCGATGCAGTGA
- a CDS encoding methyltransferase domain-containing protein: protein MSEELYAAQIQEAVRKKYAEISRSAEGKFNYPTGRAGALMLGYDPSFIEGLPVEVIESFCGVGNPFTLGPINRGETVLDVGCGAGFDLLYASRMVGSSGKVLGIDLTPEMVDKARRNLKEIGLSGFEIQSAGTEAIPFHDGTIDVVISNGVLNLSPFKERSFREIHRVLKSGGRLQFADIVLKDEAAASRANSLESWSD from the coding sequence ATGTCCGAGGAACTCTATGCGGCTCAGATTCAGGAGGCTGTACGCAAGAAATATGCGGAGATCTCTCGATCTGCAGAGGGGAAGTTTAATTATCCGACGGGAAGGGCTGGCGCCCTCATGCTCGGCTACGACCCTTCTTTCATCGAGGGCCTCCCTGTAGAAGTGATCGAATCATTCTGCGGTGTCGGCAACCCCTTCACCCTCGGTCCGATTAACAGGGGAGAGACGGTCCTCGATGTGGGATGCGGGGCCGGCTTCGATCTCCTCTATGCAAGCAGGATGGTGGGCTCTTCCGGGAAGGTTTTGGGAATAGATCTCACTCCTGAAATGGTCGATAAGGCCCGGAGAAACCTGAAAGAGATCGGTCTGTCCGGTTTTGAGATTCAGTCCGCCGGTACAGAGGCGATCCCTTTTCATGACGGGACCATCGATGTCGTAATCTCGAACGGTGTCCTGAACCTTTCGCCCTTCAAGGAGAGGAGTTTCCGTGAAATCCACCGGGTCCTCAAATCAGGCGGCCGTCTTCAGTTTGCGGACATCGTCCTCAAGGATGAGGCGGCGGCATCCCGCGCGAACAGCCTCGAATCCTGGTCGGACTGA